A genomic segment from Lignipirellula cremea encodes:
- the fliQ gene encoding flagellar biosynthesis protein FliQ yields the protein MDSQTAIDLGQRAIATMMLVGGPVLVVGLVVGLLIGLLQALTQVQDQTVSFVPKIVAMILAASFCLPWLVQVMMDYTHQVISNIPAVISGG from the coding sequence ATGGATTCTCAAACCGCCATTGATCTGGGTCAGCGAGCGATTGCCACGATGATGCTGGTGGGCGGACCGGTGCTGGTGGTGGGTCTGGTGGTCGGCCTGCTCATTGGCTTGCTGCAGGCCTTGACCCAGGTGCAGGACCAGACGGTCTCGTTCGTCCCCAAAATTGTGGCGATGATCCTGGCCGCCAGCTTCTGCCTGCCGTGGCTGGTGCAGGTGATGATGGATTACACGCACCAGGTAATTTCTAATATTCCCGCAGTCATTTCTGGCGGTTAG
- a CDS encoding flagellar biosynthetic protein FliR, translating into MYAFARLLFDPSQGGLLLFMLVLTRVSALFLAAPIFGPRETPVRVRAFLAIGLTVLAFPLQPVDSVRTPGSLVDLALMMTGEAVVGLTLGVGVMMLFVGLQVTGQIMGQMSGMQLADMFDANFGEQTAVFAKLLDLVAMAVFFAIGGHRQVIIALLDGFVWMPPGQAAFSPSMLELVTSGLAQSFVLGLKAAAPIMASLFASMVVLGLLGRALPQLNIFALGFSLNASVMLVTLWVSIGAIGWLFHEEAMNALENFRQMMQD; encoded by the coding sequence TTGTACGCCTTTGCACGACTCCTGTTCGATCCTTCCCAGGGCGGCCTGCTGCTGTTCATGCTGGTGCTGACGCGTGTCAGCGCGCTGTTCCTGGCGGCGCCCATTTTTGGTCCGCGGGAAACGCCGGTCCGGGTGCGGGCGTTCCTGGCGATCGGCTTGACGGTGCTGGCCTTTCCGCTGCAGCCGGTCGATTCGGTCCGGACGCCAGGCTCGCTGGTCGATCTGGCGCTGATGATGACGGGCGAGGCGGTTGTCGGTTTAACGCTGGGCGTCGGCGTGATGATGCTGTTTGTCGGCCTGCAGGTGACGGGCCAGATCATGGGGCAGATGTCGGGCATGCAACTGGCCGATATGTTCGACGCCAACTTCGGCGAGCAGACGGCCGTGTTCGCCAAACTGCTGGATCTGGTGGCCATGGCGGTCTTTTTTGCGATTGGCGGGCACCGGCAAGTGATCATCGCCCTGCTGGACGGGTTTGTCTGGATGCCCCCGGGCCAGGCGGCCTTTTCTCCGAGCATGCTGGAGCTGGTGACGAGTGGGCTTGCCCAGAGTTTTGTACTGGGCCTGAAAGCCGCCGCCCCGATCATGGCGTCGCTGTTTGCATCGATGGTCGTGCTGGGGCTGCTGGGCCGGGCGTTGCCGCAGCTGAATATTTTTGCGCTGGGCTTCAGCCTGAACGCCAGCGTCATGCTGGTGACGCTGTGGGTTTCGATCGGCGCGATCGGCTGGCTATTCCACGAAGAAGCAATGAACGCCCTGGAAAACTTCCGTCAGATGATGCAGGACTGA
- the flhB gene encoding flagellar biosynthesis protein FlhB, translated as MADDSGDKTHEATDHRREQAREQGQIPKSQDLSSAVLLAGALMVFYWWGLGIFEFIGRLMQQQLGGDAMLTVSPELAVSLFRAVLIDLAWALLPLLLGLFLLAIIVQVGQVGFLFLPQKLQFNMKHINPMEGAKRLFSLTNVVRFGFGLFKVTLIAITAVVSLVTQWPTILALSDTGVGQIATFLASLIFWTCVRIAGLLLVLAVAEYAFQRWKHEQDLRMSTQEMRDELKNQQGDPQMIARRRAVQRQLVMNRLSGIVPEADVVVTNPTELAIALKYDYDTMPAPVVVAKGAGVLAARIRRLALENGVPIVERKELARALYAEVEVNRPVPEQRFAAVAEVLRYVYQLQGKTIPGINRS; from the coding sequence ATGGCAGATGATAGCGGCGACAAAACACACGAAGCCACCGACCATCGCCGTGAACAAGCGCGCGAACAGGGGCAGATTCCCAAGAGCCAGGATCTGTCGTCCGCCGTGCTGCTGGCCGGGGCGTTGATGGTGTTCTACTGGTGGGGACTGGGGATTTTTGAGTTTATCGGCCGTTTGATGCAGCAGCAGCTGGGCGGCGACGCCATGCTGACCGTGTCGCCGGAGCTGGCGGTCAGCCTGTTCCGGGCCGTGCTGATCGACCTGGCCTGGGCCTTGCTGCCGCTGTTGCTGGGGCTGTTTCTGCTGGCGATTATCGTGCAGGTGGGGCAGGTCGGCTTTCTGTTCCTGCCGCAGAAGCTGCAGTTCAACATGAAACACATCAACCCGATGGAAGGCGCGAAACGGCTGTTCTCGCTGACGAATGTCGTCCGCTTTGGGTTTGGGCTGTTCAAGGTGACGCTGATCGCCATCACGGCGGTCGTTTCGCTCGTTACCCAGTGGCCGACCATTCTGGCGCTGAGCGATACGGGCGTCGGGCAGATCGCCACGTTTCTGGCCAGCCTGATCTTCTGGACCTGCGTCCGCATTGCCGGCCTGCTGCTGGTGCTGGCGGTGGCCGAGTATGCATTCCAGCGCTGGAAGCATGAACAAGACCTGCGGATGTCGACCCAGGAGATGCGCGACGAACTGAAGAATCAGCAGGGCGATCCGCAAATGATCGCCCGTCGCCGCGCCGTGCAGCGGCAGCTGGTTATGAATCGACTGAGCGGGATCGTCCCCGAAGCCGATGTGGTGGTGACCAACCCGACCGAGCTGGCGATCGCCCTGAAGTACGACTACGACACCATGCCGGCGCCGGTGGTGGTCGCCAAAGGGGCCGGCGTGCTGGCCGCCCGGATTCGTCGCTTGGCGCTGGAAAACGGCGTCCCGATTGTCGAGCGGAAAGAGCTGGCCCGGGCGCTCTACGCCGAAGTCGAAGTCAACCGCCCGGTGCCCGAACAACGTTTCGCCGCCGTCGCGGAAGTGCTGCGATACGTGTACCAGCTCCAGGGGAAAACGATCCCCGGCATCAACCGGAGTTAA
- a CDS encoding hydrogenase maturation nickel metallochaperone HypA produces the protein MAEPEIVTVYSSMVITNGPLVQIFLEQDGIASQIFDVAPFTGAYHELDPANAAQIWVGVQPSDAEAAKDLLAKHFDAWVEKRKKYKEEAGPAQAECDDCGKTSEFPASDRGTVQDCPHCGSFLDVPGDDDEIYDWAEAESLPSEEDLEEPPEDDVW, from the coding sequence ATGGCGGAACCGGAAATTGTGACGGTATACTCCAGCATGGTAATCACCAATGGGCCGCTGGTGCAGATTTTTCTGGAACAGGACGGCATCGCCTCCCAGATTTTCGACGTAGCCCCTTTCACCGGCGCGTACCACGAACTCGATCCTGCGAACGCCGCGCAAATCTGGGTCGGAGTCCAGCCGTCCGATGCGGAGGCCGCCAAAGACCTGCTGGCAAAGCATTTTGACGCCTGGGTCGAAAAACGGAAGAAGTATAAAGAGGAAGCCGGACCCGCCCAGGCGGAGTGCGACGACTGCGGCAAAACGAGCGAGTTCCCCGCCAGCGACCGCGGCACCGTGCAGGACTGCCCCCATTGCGGCAGCTTTCTCGATGTGCCCGGCGACGACGATGAAATTTACGACTGGGCGGAAGCAGAATCGCTCCCCTCCGAAGAAGACCTGGAGGAACCGCCTGAGGACGATGTCTGGTAA
- a CDS encoding mannose-1-phosphate guanylyltransferase: protein MLHAIIMAGGAGTRFWPASTKDLPKQLLDLASQRTMIQETCDRLGDLVPANRTFIVTNQRLVEGIAAQLPDLPAGSIVGEPCKRDTAPCVGLAAALVAHQDPDGVMVVMPADHVIRPSSKFRSAIEFAAGLVEEAPERIVTFGIRPTYPAATYGYIERGAPLPDQGEYKTFQINQFREKPSVEVAEEYLQRGGFYWNAGIFLWKASTILQALEKFEPKMFGHIQTIAQAIGTDAFAEVLEREFAAIEGKSIDYAVMERHENRLVVEAPFEWDDVGNWSSLARLNEPDENGNIVIGRHVGVDTAGSIIRSSGQHLVATLGMQDCIIVHTPTATMVANRKDEESVRKLVEMIGERGWHEYL from the coding sequence ATGCTTCATGCAATCATCATGGCCGGCGGAGCCGGCACCCGCTTCTGGCCCGCCAGCACCAAAGACCTGCCCAAGCAGCTGCTTGATCTGGCTTCCCAGCGGACCATGATCCAGGAAACGTGCGATCGGCTGGGCGATCTGGTTCCCGCCAACCGCACGTTCATTGTGACGAACCAACGCCTGGTCGAAGGGATCGCGGCCCAACTGCCCGATCTGCCGGCCGGCTCGATCGTTGGCGAACCGTGCAAACGCGATACGGCCCCCTGCGTCGGTCTGGCGGCGGCGCTCGTCGCGCACCAGGACCCCGACGGCGTCATGGTCGTCATGCCGGCCGACCATGTGATTCGTCCTTCCAGCAAGTTCCGCAGCGCGATCGAATTCGCCGCTGGCCTGGTCGAAGAAGCGCCGGAGCGGATCGTCACGTTTGGCATCCGGCCTACCTATCCGGCCGCCACGTACGGCTACATTGAACGCGGCGCCCCCTTGCCTGATCAGGGCGAATACAAAACGTTCCAGATCAACCAGTTCCGCGAAAAGCCTTCGGTGGAAGTCGCCGAAGAATACCTGCAGCGCGGCGGCTTTTACTGGAACGCCGGGATCTTTCTCTGGAAAGCCAGCACCATTCTCCAGGCGCTGGAAAAGTTTGAACCCAAGATGTTCGGGCATATTCAAACGATCGCCCAGGCGATCGGGACCGACGCCTTCGCCGAAGTGCTGGAGCGGGAGTTCGCCGCGATTGAAGGGAAGTCGATCGACTACGCCGTAATGGAACGGCACGAGAACCGCCTGGTCGTCGAAGCGCCGTTTGAATGGGACGACGTCGGCAACTGGTCGTCGCTGGCCCGACTGAACGAGCCGGACGAAAACGGCAACATTGTGATCGGCCGGCACGTCGGCGTGGACACGGCCGGCTCCATCATCCGCAGCAGCGGCCAGCACCTGGTCGCCACGCTCGGCATGCAGGATTGCATCATCGTGCACACACCCACCGCCACCATGGTCGCCAACCGAAAAGACGAAGAAAGCGTCCGCAAGCTGGTCGAAATGATCGGCGAACGCGGCTGGCACGAATACCTTTAA